The following nucleotide sequence is from Streptomyces sp. NBC_00239.
CCGCGGCCGACGGCCTGGAGCATTTCGGCGAGGGCGATCTGTTCGCCGATCCGGCCGGCGGGAGTGTCCAGGACGTCGGCGAATTCGATGCGGATGCGTGCGGCGACGGCGGGGACCCGGAGGCTGTTGACGTAAAGCATGGCCGGGTCGTAGCCGACGGGGACGGCGCCCCAGCGTTCCCAGTCGAGGATGACGAGGGGGTAGTGGGTGAGGTTGGCCCACTGGAGATCGGCGTGGCCGGTGACGCGCTCGGTGATGGTCGGCGCGGGGATGCCGAGGAATTCGGGGAACACGCGGTCCGCCCAGGACTGGCGGATGGTCTCGCGGGGCGGCTCGGCAGCGCTGAGGGCGTCCAGGCTCTCCCGCAGCGTCGCCCACCAGGAGTCTGGGAGACCTGGGTCCTCCGTAAGGTCGGGGGTTTCCGGGGAGATGACGGGCTGGGCGACGTAGTCGATCAGCTCGGCCTCGAAGACGTACTCCCCACCCTGCCATCGGTACAGGTCGTGGAGGTGGGGTCGGGACACCTTGTCCGAGACCCGTTCCTCGGCGAGCGCGATGCCCTCGTTCCGGGTGGTGGGGGTCTTGGCAGCTTCACCGCAGTGGACGCGGAGCCAGTGGCCGTTCTCGGTGCGTGAGCCGATGGTCCGACCGAGCCATCCCCAGGACAGCGGACCCGTCGGAGCGGTCGCCAGATGCGAGGAGGCGGTGGCAAGGGCGTCCTCCATGCGGGCCCTGGTGGTCTCATCCTTGGGCGAGTACATCGGTGACCCTCCTGAGCTGGTCCGGTTCGAGGGGGGAGGCGATGGCCTCCTTGGCGGCCTTCCAGTGCTGCGGCGTACTGGCGGACAGCAGTACCACGTCCAGGCTCGGGCAGGACGCCGCAGCCAGGAGGCAGGCGGCGGCCGTGCTGGTGCCGGGTCGGATGAACTCGGCGAGTTCGGGTGTGGCCAAGTCGAGGAGTTCGCCGCCGTGCAGGGGAGAGGAGCCGAAGGTCAGCAGGCCGGCGGCGCGAGCCTGGACGAGCGGGCCCCGCCCGCCGAGGGCGAGCGCGATCGGGCGGACCATGACGAGACTGACCGGCTGCTGGATGGCGCCGAGGTGGTGTTCACCCGATCCGGCGGCTTCCTTGGCCAGGGCGAGGAGTTCGGGGACAGTGAATGCCTCGTGCTGGAAGCCGGACCAGGTGGCCACTCCGTATCCGGCGATGCGGCCTGCGGTGGCGTACTCCTCCAGCACGGAGAACGCACCGCGCAGCCGCGCGTGCAGCACCGCACGGTCCTGGTCAGCGTGCTCGGGGTTGTGCACGAACACGATGTCGGCGCGGCCCAGGGCCGCGAGGGAGCGATCGGTCTGCCAGCGTGCGAAGCCGGGGTGGAGGCTGTGGCCGACGGCGGCTTCCTCGGGCGTAAGGACTCCGGCCGCCACCGCGGCCTCGCCTTCCTGCCGGGTGAAGAACCCGGTCTTCGTCGCGACCATCACGCGGGGGTGGTCGGCAATGACCGGGCCAAGTGTCCGGTGGGCCGTGGCGTAGTTGGGTGCCGTGTCCAGCCAGACCAGCCCGTCGGAGCACGCGGTGCGCGCCGGCTCCTCGACAGCGCGCACCCGATACGTCCCGAGCCCGAGGGCGGCGGTCACCTGGGCGCCCCGATCACTGCGGCGGCCTGTCCACCGACCAGGGCCGAGACGACCTCGGCGCTCTGGGCAACGGTGAGACCGGATGCGGCGGCGAGGTCCCCGAGCGTGACAGGCTGCCCGCCGGCCAGGCGGTGCAGCAGCGGTGCGGCGGGCAGTGCGAAGGTCCACTCGCGCCCGGCGCCGGAGAAGGTCACCGTCTCGGCGTCCTGGTCCACCCGGGCGCGGGGCACGGTGACCTGGACGGTGATCCCGGGCTCGGGCGAAACCGTCGTCAGGTGCGGCAGGGAAAGGCGCGGGTGCCCCGGGTGTGTGGTGGCCAGCGACTTCTCCCACCGGTCCAGAACCGCCGGGTCCTCCAGAGCGGCCAGCACCTCCTTGCGTACGGCACCCAGGTAGTCCGTCCGCTCTTCGGGGGTGCTGAAGCGAGGGACGTCGGAGCGGACGGTTGCGCTGGTCCGGAGGTCGTCGCACAGCCATCCGAGGAACTCCGCGCCGGTCTGCGTGGCCAGCCCGAAGGTGAGGTGGAGCGATGCGGTGCCCTGGTCGGCGCTCACCGCGTGCCACCAACCGCGCGGCAGATAGAGCAGGTCGCCGGGCGTCAGGACGATGTCCGCGATCGGCTCGCCCGTCGGGGCCTCGGGGGCTTCGACGTCGCGCCAGGCTGGTGCCTGCCGGGTGGGTCCGTAGATCTTCCACCGCTTGGAGCCTTCAAGTTGGAGGACCACGACGTCGTGATCGTCCCAGTGGGTACCGAAGCCCTCTTCGGACGTCCAGGAGGCGTACGCGTTGGCCTGGACGGGGGTCCGGAAGAACCGTTCGAGGCCAGCGGCGGCTGCCCGGACGGGCGGGTGGATCTGGTCGATCGCGTCGATGACGAGGGACGCGCCCTCGGCCAGGCGCGCGTGGAACTCCGTCGGCTGCGGCTGGTACCAGGACACCCCGCGCCGGTTCGTGCGCAGGACGGAGTACGCCGTCGCGGGGACGGCCTCCCCCGCGCGGGAGAGTCTCATGCGGGGCGGCTCCAGCCGGTGCGCGGCGACGATCTCGTTGATGTCGTCCCAGGTCAGGAGATCAGGGACCGTGGTGCCGGCTGAACGGATCACTGCGTGGGCGCGGAAACACGTCTGGGCGAGGAACGTGTCCCCGCCCAGACGCTGCGCCCACGATGCGGAATCAATCACCGTGGGTCTCCTCGGTCGATCAGGTGTCGTTCATGTCCGACTTGCCACCGGTGTTGTCCGAAGCCTCTTCGGCGCGCGACCGCGCCGCGTTGATCCGGCGGACACCGATCAGCAGACCGCTGGCCTGCTCGGTGGGAGCGTTCTCGTTCATCCCGTACTCCTTCCTGATCCTTGATGTGGCCCGCAGGGGTTCCTGCGGGAAATCTGGGGGTGGGGATGGTGCTGCGCGTGCACCTGTGGGGTCAGCGCCCCGTATCGCCGGCGAGGGCGAGAGTGACCACCAGGACGCAGGTGGCTGCGATGTAGAGCAGGACTGCGAGCTGCTGGCGCCATCCCCGCAGGGCCCTGCGGTTCAGCCCCGCTCCAGGCTGGAGGGGTCCTTGACGATCCACTCCGAGCCGCCGCCTTCGGGCCGGGCGAAGACCGCGTTCGCGTAAGAGACACGGGTGGCCGGGTCTTCGTACTCGCCGATGAACTGGACGATGCCCCGCCGGTTTTCCAGCGGGTCGAAGACCGGCGTTCCTTCGCTGACCCAGCCGGGCACGGTCTGACGCTGGCGCGGACGGATCTGAGGGGCCACGGCTCTCTCCTTGGGCTCGGGCTGGCTCTTCGCTCCGGGGGACGCAGCGGGCCGCAGGTGCGACATGGGGTACGGCCTTGCGGCCCGCTGCGAGGGGGAGGCCGCCATTTCCGGGCGGCTGTGACCAGTCAACTGCCGTACGCGTTTGGATGGATGGGCCAGAAGGCATGGCCATTTCGGGGACATGGCCAGGTTTTATGGCCAGGCTGGGATCAGGGCTCTGCCGACGGTCGGGGGATGGCGATGATGACCACGAACGAGGGCGACGGCGTGGAGCCGATCGGGCCGCTGCTGCGGCGCCTGCGCATGGCCGGCGGACGCACACAGGAGGGTCTGGCGGCGGATCTCTCCGCGCGGCGGGGGTACCCGCTAGAGCAGGGCGCGGTCTCCAGGTGGGAGACCCACGAGCGGCTGCCGGACCCGGCTTCACGGGCACTGCTGGCCGCGGAGTTCGGCGTACCCGAGGAGGAGCTCCGCCGGGCCGTCGCTCTCGCCCGTCGCCTTCGCCGACAGGAGCAGAAGGACCAGACCGACCAGGAGAACGAAGTGTTCGACCGCCGCGGATTCATGACGGCTTCGGCCGGCGCCGGGATCGCCGTCATACAGCCCTCTTCCCTGCTCTCGTCAGGACAGAGGATCGGAGCAGACGTTCCGAGGCAGTTGAGCCAGCGCACCGCCCGGCTCCGGCGCCTGGACGACTTCGTGGGCGGTGGCGACACCTACCAGATGTACGTCCGCGAGCTGGCGACCACGACCCGGCTGGCCGACGAGGGTGTCTACAGCGAGACGACCGGCAGGGGGCTGCGGGGAATCATCGCCGAACAGGCCCAACTCGCAGGCTGGGCGGCATACGACGCGGGCCAGTACGAGGAGGCCCGCGGGCACTACATGACCGCCTTGGCCGCATCACGCGCCGCCGAGGACAGCTCTTTGGAAGGCAACTCGCTGGCCTTCCTCGCCTACCTGGAATGGACCGTGGGCGGCGACTCCGGGATCCGCTTCGCCACGGCCGCGTACGAGGCGCTCGGTTCGGGGACGGCACCCGTCGTACGGGCGCTACTGGCCGACCGACTGGCCTGGCAGCACGCGACCTCCGGGAACGCCCGGGAAGCGGACTACGCGCTGGGCCTCGCCGAAGAGGCGATCCACGAGCCCGGCGACGAGCCGGGCCCCGACTGGGCGTACTGGGTGGACCGCGACGAGATCGCGATCATGACGGGTCGGTGTTGGTCGGAGCTGCACCGGCCCCTGAGGGCGATCCCGGCACTGGAGGACGCCTTGGGCCGGTACGACGACTCCCGGTCCCGAGACAAGGCGCTGTACCTGTCGTGGCTGGCGGCGGCCTATCTAGACGCCGGCGAGATCGAGCACGCGACCGCGATCACGACCCGGGTGTTCGACCTCTCCGAGGGACTCGCATCGATCAGACCGATGGGGCGGGCCCGCCTGATGGTCAAGCGGCTGGAGCCCCACCGGTCGCTCGCCCCGGTCGGTGCGCTGCTGGAACGGGCGAAGGGCTAACGGGTGGCCCGGGTGATCCAGTCCAGATACTCAGCGCGGCCGGCGTCGATGGTGAAGGCGATGACCTCCGGCGAGTCGTAGGGGTGGTTGTCCACCAAGTGCTTCTCCAGCGCTTCGCGCCGGTCACCAGCCGTACGGAAGGCCACCTGGAACTCGGCGCCTTCGGAGACCTCGCCAAGATGGCGGTACGTCGTCTCGATGGGCCCCGTCACCTGCCCGGAGGCCGCCAGATTCGCCTCCACCGCCGAGCGCGACAGCTTCCGCGCGGCGTCCTGATTGTCCACGGTCGTGATCACGATCAAGAAGTCAGCCATGGCGGCAACGTACCCGCCCCCGCCGCGCACCTGGGAAGGAACTATGTGGACCGCCGAACTTCATCGTCGCGTCCTCACCTCTGCCTGCCGGTGTGGTGCAGTGCTGCGGCAGCAGCCACTCCCACTCCGGCGATCGTGCAGGTCGTCTTTGCCAGGTCCGAGTCCCCCTGGATGACGGACACGACAGCGACGACGACTCCGAGCACTGCGAGGATCACTGATGTGGCCAACGCGAATAGCCGGACAGTATCGGCCACTCGAGCCCGCCGAAGATTACGGTTCGTGCACTCATCGCATGGTGGTGTGGTGTGGCCAGCGGGGACCGTCATACGCTCCAACGGAGCCTCCTTGCTTGTTATCGGGCACTGAGGCTGCAGAGGGGTTCACCGTGGTCGCCATCTGTCCAGGACATCGGCCGCAGTGATCCCCTCTTGCGCTTCCTGGACCGTAGGGCCTCAGCCGAGTACGCGGCAGGGACAAATCGGCGTATGTGACGGTCTCGTTATGTCAAGCTATGGTGCGGACACGGGGAGTGAAGCCGTGGGCACCGGCGCAAGGCAGTACGTGACGGCCTAGCTATGCCAAGTGATGCCGTAGGCCGTGAAGCAAGTCCTCTCCTGGCGTTTCGTCAGGGCGCCCCGATCGTCCGGCTCCCTCGCTCGCTGCGATACCGCCAATGGGATACGGATCGCCACGGCCCTGGCCGATGCGGCCGCAGTCACTTCCGGCCCCATCCCGTCAACGGTGCGCGCCATCGGAAGAGAAGCGGGGAACCAGTGGCCGCCGCCCTCGCCGGCGGCGGCCACCGCTCCGCTGAGACACCAGGAAGCCAAC
It contains:
- a CDS encoding aldo/keto reductase; this translates as MRAVEEPARTACSDGLVWLDTAPNYATAHRTLGPVIADHPRVMVATKTGFFTRQEGEAAVAAGVLTPEEAAVGHSLHPGFARWQTDRSLAALGRADIVFVHNPEHADQDRAVLHARLRGAFSVLEEYATAGRIAGYGVATWSGFQHEAFTVPELLALAKEAAGSGEHHLGAIQQPVSLVMVRPIALALGGRGPLVQARAAGLLTFGSSPLHGGELLDLATPELAEFIRPGTSTAAACLLAAASCPSLDVVLLSASTPQHWKAAKEAIASPLEPDQLRRVTDVLAQG
- a CDS encoding cupin domain-containing protein; this encodes MIDSASWAQRLGGDTFLAQTCFRAHAVIRSAGTTVPDLLTWDDINEIVAAHRLEPPRMRLSRAGEAVPATAYSVLRTNRRGVSWYQPQPTEFHARLAEGASLVIDAIDQIHPPVRAAAAGLERFFRTPVQANAYASWTSEEGFGTHWDDHDVVVLQLEGSKRWKIYGPTRQAPAWRDVEAPEAPTGEPIADIVLTPGDLLYLPRGWWHAVSADQGTASLHLTFGLATQTGAEFLGWLCDDLRTSATVRSDVPRFSTPEERTDYLGAVRKEVLAALEDPAVLDRWEKSLATTHPGHPRLSLPHLTTVSPEPGITVQVTVPRARVDQDAETVTFSGAGREWTFALPAAPLLHRLAGGQPVTLGDLAAASGLTVAQSAEVVSALVGGQAAAVIGAPR
- a CDS encoding helix-turn-helix domain-containing protein, which encodes MAMMTTNEGDGVEPIGPLLRRLRMAGGRTQEGLAADLSARRGYPLEQGAVSRWETHERLPDPASRALLAAEFGVPEEELRRAVALARRLRRQEQKDQTDQENEVFDRRGFMTASAGAGIAVIQPSSLLSSGQRIGADVPRQLSQRTARLRRLDDFVGGGDTYQMYVRELATTTRLADEGVYSETTGRGLRGIIAEQAQLAGWAAYDAGQYEEARGHYMTALAASRAAEDSSLEGNSLAFLAYLEWTVGGDSGIRFATAAYEALGSGTAPVVRALLADRLAWQHATSGNAREADYALGLAEEAIHEPGDEPGPDWAYWVDRDEIAIMTGRCWSELHRPLRAIPALEDALGRYDDSRSRDKALYLSWLAAAYLDAGEIEHATAITTRVFDLSEGLASIRPMGRARLMVKRLEPHRSLAPVGALLERAKG
- the cutA gene encoding divalent-cation tolerance protein CutA, which encodes MADFLIVITTVDNQDAARKLSRSAVEANLAASGQVTGPIETTYRHLGEVSEGAEFQVAFRTAGDRREALEKHLVDNHPYDSPEVIAFTIDAGRAEYLDWITRATR